The following proteins are co-located in the Megalobrama amblycephala isolate DHTTF-2021 linkage group LG12, ASM1881202v1, whole genome shotgun sequence genome:
- the kdm2ba gene encoding lysine (K)-specific demethylase 2Ba isoform X3, with product MIKQRLPNRPKPKMAASTATTPAATTSSSTATAVKLPSNRTSSGARRRRTRCRKCEACVRTECGECHFCKDMKKFGGPGRMKQSCIMRQCIAPVLPHTAVCVVCGEAGKEDTLDDEDEKFNAMLMECSICNEIVHPNCLKVKDAAGVVNDELPNCWECPKCNYAGKTGKACKQKRGPGFKYASNLPGSLLREQKAGRDGREEGDQTSTGAASIKRKSEREETPRLKTEDLPSRLPPLLTPSGLPRPRSEVPNFLRKKRKLFDDDEEEEEASAKKKPKKPWRPEEPLIPKLSHMKTEEEEDNSDEEEERQEKREPPRRSFKKDYSTVRKEEEREEERREERDSPFRSLKEFNTLRKEDDQEEEKEEDDEEEDEESNGKRGRDSSPALKNHSLSLESDASRCSSPRAGPSSEGSETQEKAPRARARRHRRKPPNRQLSAELSKQLNMEIRRTEHSLANENQQPLKSEPEDSENEEPKRGLRNGTTGNGGGGGGGVERGAGGEGGGERPHLRAREMNGTSWELRHFYPPQITPLGLNRSSPTVRPLPARSPPKCVQMERHVIRPPPICPPPDRLPLADGRNHIAPREAWLAIFGHLSHRELCVCMRVCRTWNRWCCDKRLWTHIDLKRCKSITPLMLSGIIRRQPITLDLSWTNISKKQLSWLINRLPGLRVLLLSGCSWVAVSALCTSSCPLLRTLDLQWVEGLKDPQMRDLLSPPTDNRPGQMDTRSKLRNVTDLRLAGLDITDSSLRLIIKNMPLLSRLDLSYCNHINDQSVNLLTAAGTTTRDSLTDVNLSVCNRVTDQSLSYFKRCGSICRIDLRFCKQVSRQACERFIAEMSVIVPFKLQEDKLLQKLHSTP from the exons caACGGCTACCGAACAGACCCAAGCCTAAAATGGCTGCATCAACAGCTACAACTCCGGCAGCAACCACTTCTTCATCCACTGCTACAGCGGTCAAGCTGCCATCCAATCGAACCTCCTCTGGAGCTCGCCGCAGGCGCACACGATGCCGGAAGTGCGAGGCATGTGTGCGGACGGAATGTGGAGAGTGTCACTTCTGTAAGGACATGAAGAAGTTTGGAGGACCTGGTCGAATGAAGCAGTCTTGCATTATGAGACAATGTATAGCG CCTGTGTTGCCGCACACAGCAGTATGTGTGGTGTGTGGTGAAGCCGGTAAAGAAGACACActtgatgatgaagatgaaaaATTTAACGCCATGCTCATGGAGTGCTCCATCTGCAATGAGATTGTCCACCCAAACTGCCTCAAG GTGAAGGATGCAGCTGGGGTAGTAAATGATGAGCTTCCTAACTGCTGGGAATGTCCAAAATGCAATTACGCTGGGAAAACTGGAAAA GCCTGCAAGCAAAAACGGGGCCCAGGCTTTAAGTACGCATCCAACCTGCCAGGGTCCCTGCTGAGGGAGCAAAAAGCAGGACGTGACGGTAGAGAGGAAGGGGACCAGACATCAACAGGTGCAGCATCCATCAAGAGGAAGAGTGAGAGGGAGGAAACTCCCAGACTGAAGACTGAGGATCTACCCTCGCGTCTACCCCCACTCTTGACCCCCAGTGGCCTGCCAAGACCACGATCCGAAGTGCCCAACTTCTTGAGGAAGAAGAGGAAGTTATTTGACGATgatgaagaggaagaggaggctAGTGCTAAAAAGAAG CCGAAGAAACCCTGGAGGCCTGAAGAGCCTTTGATTCCCAAACTCTCTCACATGAAAACAGAAGAGGAAGAAGACAACTCTGATGAGGAAGAAGAGAGGCAGGAGAAGCGAGAACCGCCTCGCCGTTCATTTAAGAAAGACTACAGCACAGTGAGAAAAGAGGAAGAGCGTGAAGAAGAGAGACGGGAGGAGAGAGATTCGCCTTTCAGATCCCTAAAGGAGTTTAACACCCTAAGGAAAGAAGACGatcaagaagaagaaaaagaggaaGACGATGAAGAAGAGGATGAGGAGAGTAATGGCAAACGAGGCAGGGACAGCAGCCCTGCACTGAAGAACCATTCTTTATCGCTTGAAAGTGACGCATCACGGTGCAGCTCCCCAAGGGCAGGGCCGAGCAGCGAAGGCAGTGAGACGCAAGAAAAGGCACCACGCGCTCGGGCGAGGCGACACCGCCGCAAGCCCCCTAACCGCCAGCTCAGTGCAGAACTCAGCAAGCAGCTTAACATGGAGATCCGTCGCACAGAGCATTCACTAGCCAATGAGAACCAGCAACCACTCAAGAGCGAACCAGAGGACAGCGAGAACGAGGAACCAAAGAGAGGCTTACGGAACGGGACTACAGGGAATGGAGGAGGAGGTGGTGGAGGAGTAGAAAGGGGAGCAGGCGGAGAGGGAGGAGGGGAGCGGCCACACTTACGAGCAAGGGAGATGAATGGGACGTCTTGGGAGCTGCGGCACTTCTACCCTCCTCAGATCACCCCACTTGGTTTGAACCGCAGTTCACCCACAGTCAGACCACTTCCTGCACGTTCCCCTCCCAAGTGTGTTCAGATGGAGCGGCATGTGATCCGGCCACCTCCAATTTGCCCTCCACCTGATAGGCTACCACTAGCTGATGGGCGCAATCACATAGCTCCCAGAGAAGCATGGTTGGCTATCTTCGGTCACTTGAGCCATCGTGAACTTTGTGTGTGCATGCGCGTGTGCCGGACATGGAATCGCTG GTGTTGTGACAAGAGATTATGGACTCATATCGATTTAAAGCGTTGTAAGTCCATCACCCCACTCATGCTGAGTGGAATAATTCGCAGACAGCCCATCACTTTGGACTTGAGTTGGACCAACATCTCCAAGAAGCAATTAAGCTGGCTTATAAACCGATTACCAG GACTGAGGGTGCTCCTACTATCGGGTTGTTCATGGGTGGCCGTTTCGGCTCTCTGCACATCCAGCTGTCCTCTACTGCGTACTCTAGATCTGCAGTGGGTGGAGGGGCTCAAAGACCCCCAAATGAGGGACCTACTTTCCCCTCCGACTGACAACAGACCAG GTCAGATGGACACACGCAGCAAACTACGAAATGTTACTGACCTGCGTCTGGCTGGTTTGGACATCACGGACAGTTCTCTGCGTctcataattaaaaatatgccTCTACTCTCCCGTCTGGACTTGAGTTACTGCAACCATATCAATGACCAGTCAGTAAACCTGCTGACTGCTGCAGGGACCACCACTAGAGACTCCCTAACCGATGTCAACCTTTCTG
- the kdm2ba gene encoding lysine (K)-specific demethylase 2Ba isoform X1 has protein sequence MAMSLSADDEDYDSDTAEQQRLPNRPKPKMAASTATTPAATTSSSTATAVKLPSNRTSSGARRRRTRCRKCEACVRTECGECHFCKDMKKFGGPGRMKQSCIMRQCIAPVLPHTAVCVVCGEAGKEDTLDDEDEKFNAMLMECSICNEIVHPNCLKVKDAAGVVNDELPNCWECPKCNYAGKTGKACKQKRGPGFKYASNLPGSLLREQKAGRDGREEGDQTSTGAASIKRKSEREETPRLKTEDLPSRLPPLLTPSGLPRPRSEVPNFLRKKRKLFDDDEEEEEASAKKKPKKPWRPEEPLIPKLSHMKTEEEEDNSDEEEERQEKREPPRRSFKKDYSTVRKEEEREEERREERDSPFRSLKEFNTLRKEDDQEEEKEEDDEEEDEESNGKRGRDSSPALKNHSLSLESDASRCSSPRAGPSSEGSETQEKAPRARARRHRRKPPNRQLSAELSKQLNMEIRRTEHSLANENQQPLKSEPEDSENEEPKRGLRNGTTGNGGGGGGGVERGAGGEGGGERPHLRAREMNGTSWELRHFYPPQITPLGLNRSSPTVRPLPARSPPKCVQMERHVIRPPPICPPPDRLPLADGRNHIAPREAWLAIFGHLSHRELCVCMRVCRTWNRWCCDKRLWTHIDLKRCKSITPLMLSGIIRRQPITLDLSWTNISKKQLSWLINRLPGLRVLLLSGCSWVAVSALCTSSCPLLRTLDLQWVEGLKDPQMRDLLSPPTDNRPGQMDTRSKLRNVTDLRLAGLDITDSSLRLIIKNMPLLSRLDLSYCNHINDQSVNLLTAAGTTTRDSLTDVNLSVCNRVTDQSLSYFKRCGSICRIDLRFCKQVSRQACERFIAEMSVIVPFKLQEDKLLQKLHSTP, from the exons caACGGCTACCGAACAGACCCAAGCCTAAAATGGCTGCATCAACAGCTACAACTCCGGCAGCAACCACTTCTTCATCCACTGCTACAGCGGTCAAGCTGCCATCCAATCGAACCTCCTCTGGAGCTCGCCGCAGGCGCACACGATGCCGGAAGTGCGAGGCATGTGTGCGGACGGAATGTGGAGAGTGTCACTTCTGTAAGGACATGAAGAAGTTTGGAGGACCTGGTCGAATGAAGCAGTCTTGCATTATGAGACAATGTATAGCG CCTGTGTTGCCGCACACAGCAGTATGTGTGGTGTGTGGTGAAGCCGGTAAAGAAGACACActtgatgatgaagatgaaaaATTTAACGCCATGCTCATGGAGTGCTCCATCTGCAATGAGATTGTCCACCCAAACTGCCTCAAG GTGAAGGATGCAGCTGGGGTAGTAAATGATGAGCTTCCTAACTGCTGGGAATGTCCAAAATGCAATTACGCTGGGAAAACTGGAAAA GCCTGCAAGCAAAAACGGGGCCCAGGCTTTAAGTACGCATCCAACCTGCCAGGGTCCCTGCTGAGGGAGCAAAAAGCAGGACGTGACGGTAGAGAGGAAGGGGACCAGACATCAACAGGTGCAGCATCCATCAAGAGGAAGAGTGAGAGGGAGGAAACTCCCAGACTGAAGACTGAGGATCTACCCTCGCGTCTACCCCCACTCTTGACCCCCAGTGGCCTGCCAAGACCACGATCCGAAGTGCCCAACTTCTTGAGGAAGAAGAGGAAGTTATTTGACGATgatgaagaggaagaggaggctAGTGCTAAAAAGAAG CCGAAGAAACCCTGGAGGCCTGAAGAGCCTTTGATTCCCAAACTCTCTCACATGAAAACAGAAGAGGAAGAAGACAACTCTGATGAGGAAGAAGAGAGGCAGGAGAAGCGAGAACCGCCTCGCCGTTCATTTAAGAAAGACTACAGCACAGTGAGAAAAGAGGAAGAGCGTGAAGAAGAGAGACGGGAGGAGAGAGATTCGCCTTTCAGATCCCTAAAGGAGTTTAACACCCTAAGGAAAGAAGACGatcaagaagaagaaaaagaggaaGACGATGAAGAAGAGGATGAGGAGAGTAATGGCAAACGAGGCAGGGACAGCAGCCCTGCACTGAAGAACCATTCTTTATCGCTTGAAAGTGACGCATCACGGTGCAGCTCCCCAAGGGCAGGGCCGAGCAGCGAAGGCAGTGAGACGCAAGAAAAGGCACCACGCGCTCGGGCGAGGCGACACCGCCGCAAGCCCCCTAACCGCCAGCTCAGTGCAGAACTCAGCAAGCAGCTTAACATGGAGATCCGTCGCACAGAGCATTCACTAGCCAATGAGAACCAGCAACCACTCAAGAGCGAACCAGAGGACAGCGAGAACGAGGAACCAAAGAGAGGCTTACGGAACGGGACTACAGGGAATGGAGGAGGAGGTGGTGGAGGAGTAGAAAGGGGAGCAGGCGGAGAGGGAGGAGGGGAGCGGCCACACTTACGAGCAAGGGAGATGAATGGGACGTCTTGGGAGCTGCGGCACTTCTACCCTCCTCAGATCACCCCACTTGGTTTGAACCGCAGTTCACCCACAGTCAGACCACTTCCTGCACGTTCCCCTCCCAAGTGTGTTCAGATGGAGCGGCATGTGATCCGGCCACCTCCAATTTGCCCTCCACCTGATAGGCTACCACTAGCTGATGGGCGCAATCACATAGCTCCCAGAGAAGCATGGTTGGCTATCTTCGGTCACTTGAGCCATCGTGAACTTTGTGTGTGCATGCGCGTGTGCCGGACATGGAATCGCTG GTGTTGTGACAAGAGATTATGGACTCATATCGATTTAAAGCGTTGTAAGTCCATCACCCCACTCATGCTGAGTGGAATAATTCGCAGACAGCCCATCACTTTGGACTTGAGTTGGACCAACATCTCCAAGAAGCAATTAAGCTGGCTTATAAACCGATTACCAG GACTGAGGGTGCTCCTACTATCGGGTTGTTCATGGGTGGCCGTTTCGGCTCTCTGCACATCCAGCTGTCCTCTACTGCGTACTCTAGATCTGCAGTGGGTGGAGGGGCTCAAAGACCCCCAAATGAGGGACCTACTTTCCCCTCCGACTGACAACAGACCAG GTCAGATGGACACACGCAGCAAACTACGAAATGTTACTGACCTGCGTCTGGCTGGTTTGGACATCACGGACAGTTCTCTGCGTctcataattaaaaatatgccTCTACTCTCCCGTCTGGACTTGAGTTACTGCAACCATATCAATGACCAGTCAGTAAACCTGCTGACTGCTGCAGGGACCACCACTAGAGACTCCCTAACCGATGTCAACCTTTCTG
- the kdm2ba gene encoding lysine (K)-specific demethylase 2Ba isoform X2, whose translation MAMSLSADDEDYDSDTAEQQRLPNRPKPKMAASTATTPAATTSSSTATAVKLPSNRTSSGARRRRTRCRKCEACVRTECGECHFCKDMKKFGGPGRMKQSCIMRQCIAPVLPHTAVCVVCGEAGKEDTLDDEDEKFNAMLMECSICNEIVHPNCLKVKDAAGVVNDELPNCWECPKCNYAGKTGKQKRGPGFKYASNLPGSLLREQKAGRDGREEGDQTSTGAASIKRKSEREETPRLKTEDLPSRLPPLLTPSGLPRPRSEVPNFLRKKRKLFDDDEEEEEASAKKKPKKPWRPEEPLIPKLSHMKTEEEEDNSDEEEERQEKREPPRRSFKKDYSTVRKEEEREEERREERDSPFRSLKEFNTLRKEDDQEEEKEEDDEEEDEESNGKRGRDSSPALKNHSLSLESDASRCSSPRAGPSSEGSETQEKAPRARARRHRRKPPNRQLSAELSKQLNMEIRRTEHSLANENQQPLKSEPEDSENEEPKRGLRNGTTGNGGGGGGGVERGAGGEGGGERPHLRAREMNGTSWELRHFYPPQITPLGLNRSSPTVRPLPARSPPKCVQMERHVIRPPPICPPPDRLPLADGRNHIAPREAWLAIFGHLSHRELCVCMRVCRTWNRWCCDKRLWTHIDLKRCKSITPLMLSGIIRRQPITLDLSWTNISKKQLSWLINRLPGLRVLLLSGCSWVAVSALCTSSCPLLRTLDLQWVEGLKDPQMRDLLSPPTDNRPGQMDTRSKLRNVTDLRLAGLDITDSSLRLIIKNMPLLSRLDLSYCNHINDQSVNLLTAAGTTTRDSLTDVNLSVCNRVTDQSLSYFKRCGSICRIDLRFCKQVSRQACERFIAEMSVIVPFKLQEDKLLQKLHSTP comes from the exons caACGGCTACCGAACAGACCCAAGCCTAAAATGGCTGCATCAACAGCTACAACTCCGGCAGCAACCACTTCTTCATCCACTGCTACAGCGGTCAAGCTGCCATCCAATCGAACCTCCTCTGGAGCTCGCCGCAGGCGCACACGATGCCGGAAGTGCGAGGCATGTGTGCGGACGGAATGTGGAGAGTGTCACTTCTGTAAGGACATGAAGAAGTTTGGAGGACCTGGTCGAATGAAGCAGTCTTGCATTATGAGACAATGTATAGCG CCTGTGTTGCCGCACACAGCAGTATGTGTGGTGTGTGGTGAAGCCGGTAAAGAAGACACActtgatgatgaagatgaaaaATTTAACGCCATGCTCATGGAGTGCTCCATCTGCAATGAGATTGTCCACCCAAACTGCCTCAAG GTGAAGGATGCAGCTGGGGTAGTAAATGATGAGCTTCCTAACTGCTGGGAATGTCCAAAATGCAATTACGCTGGGAAAACTGGAAAA CAAAAACGGGGCCCAGGCTTTAAGTACGCATCCAACCTGCCAGGGTCCCTGCTGAGGGAGCAAAAAGCAGGACGTGACGGTAGAGAGGAAGGGGACCAGACATCAACAGGTGCAGCATCCATCAAGAGGAAGAGTGAGAGGGAGGAAACTCCCAGACTGAAGACTGAGGATCTACCCTCGCGTCTACCCCCACTCTTGACCCCCAGTGGCCTGCCAAGACCACGATCCGAAGTGCCCAACTTCTTGAGGAAGAAGAGGAAGTTATTTGACGATgatgaagaggaagaggaggctAGTGCTAAAAAGAAG CCGAAGAAACCCTGGAGGCCTGAAGAGCCTTTGATTCCCAAACTCTCTCACATGAAAACAGAAGAGGAAGAAGACAACTCTGATGAGGAAGAAGAGAGGCAGGAGAAGCGAGAACCGCCTCGCCGTTCATTTAAGAAAGACTACAGCACAGTGAGAAAAGAGGAAGAGCGTGAAGAAGAGAGACGGGAGGAGAGAGATTCGCCTTTCAGATCCCTAAAGGAGTTTAACACCCTAAGGAAAGAAGACGatcaagaagaagaaaaagaggaaGACGATGAAGAAGAGGATGAGGAGAGTAATGGCAAACGAGGCAGGGACAGCAGCCCTGCACTGAAGAACCATTCTTTATCGCTTGAAAGTGACGCATCACGGTGCAGCTCCCCAAGGGCAGGGCCGAGCAGCGAAGGCAGTGAGACGCAAGAAAAGGCACCACGCGCTCGGGCGAGGCGACACCGCCGCAAGCCCCCTAACCGCCAGCTCAGTGCAGAACTCAGCAAGCAGCTTAACATGGAGATCCGTCGCACAGAGCATTCACTAGCCAATGAGAACCAGCAACCACTCAAGAGCGAACCAGAGGACAGCGAGAACGAGGAACCAAAGAGAGGCTTACGGAACGGGACTACAGGGAATGGAGGAGGAGGTGGTGGAGGAGTAGAAAGGGGAGCAGGCGGAGAGGGAGGAGGGGAGCGGCCACACTTACGAGCAAGGGAGATGAATGGGACGTCTTGGGAGCTGCGGCACTTCTACCCTCCTCAGATCACCCCACTTGGTTTGAACCGCAGTTCACCCACAGTCAGACCACTTCCTGCACGTTCCCCTCCCAAGTGTGTTCAGATGGAGCGGCATGTGATCCGGCCACCTCCAATTTGCCCTCCACCTGATAGGCTACCACTAGCTGATGGGCGCAATCACATAGCTCCCAGAGAAGCATGGTTGGCTATCTTCGGTCACTTGAGCCATCGTGAACTTTGTGTGTGCATGCGCGTGTGCCGGACATGGAATCGCTG GTGTTGTGACAAGAGATTATGGACTCATATCGATTTAAAGCGTTGTAAGTCCATCACCCCACTCATGCTGAGTGGAATAATTCGCAGACAGCCCATCACTTTGGACTTGAGTTGGACCAACATCTCCAAGAAGCAATTAAGCTGGCTTATAAACCGATTACCAG GACTGAGGGTGCTCCTACTATCGGGTTGTTCATGGGTGGCCGTTTCGGCTCTCTGCACATCCAGCTGTCCTCTACTGCGTACTCTAGATCTGCAGTGGGTGGAGGGGCTCAAAGACCCCCAAATGAGGGACCTACTTTCCCCTCCGACTGACAACAGACCAG GTCAGATGGACACACGCAGCAAACTACGAAATGTTACTGACCTGCGTCTGGCTGGTTTGGACATCACGGACAGTTCTCTGCGTctcataattaaaaatatgccTCTACTCTCCCGTCTGGACTTGAGTTACTGCAACCATATCAATGACCAGTCAGTAAACCTGCTGACTGCTGCAGGGACCACCACTAGAGACTCCCTAACCGATGTCAACCTTTCTG